Proteins from a genomic interval of Diaminobutyricimonas aerilata:
- a CDS encoding ABC transporter substrate-binding protein, translating to MTSTSPFARTRRALVATAATAAFAVILSGCSGGNAGGGSSEYSAPEEDLSAKITYGLWDQNQVPAIEENIEAFNEIYPNIEVNVNVTPYGEYWTKLQTQASSDTLPDVFWMNGPNIGLYGSNGQLEPITGAVDAGDLDLANYPEALVDLYNVDDVQYGVPKDFDTIAIWANRALFEQAGVALPEGDWTWEEFQSTASAISDALGGQGIYGAAGGMDGQTTYYNTIFQAGGAVIDDGTSAYDTPEAQAGIQFWTDLIASGASPTIQQLTDTTGDQWFTSGKAAMYWGGSWFRSALTDTELAADVTVLPLPEGEQKASVIHGVSNVVSAASKNKQAAQAFQVFLASEEAQQMQGDAGAIIPAFDGTQGAFTESLPDANLQVFLDALEYSQPLPVSSNSAAWNAFETELLPQAFSGERPVDEVTAELAEQMNAALAEE from the coding sequence ATGACCAGCACCTCGCCCTTCGCGCGCACCCGACGCGCGCTCGTGGCCACCGCGGCGACCGCCGCGTTCGCCGTCATCCTCAGCGGCTGCAGCGGCGGAAACGCCGGCGGCGGCTCGTCGGAGTACTCCGCGCCGGAGGAGGACCTCTCCGCGAAGATCACCTACGGCCTCTGGGATCAGAACCAGGTGCCCGCGATCGAGGAGAACATCGAGGCGTTCAACGAGATCTACCCGAACATCGAGGTGAACGTGAACGTCACCCCGTACGGCGAGTACTGGACGAAGCTGCAGACGCAGGCATCGAGCGACACCCTCCCCGACGTGTTCTGGATGAACGGCCCCAACATCGGCCTCTACGGCTCGAACGGTCAGCTCGAGCCGATCACCGGCGCCGTCGACGCCGGCGACCTCGATCTCGCGAACTACCCGGAGGCGCTCGTCGACCTCTACAACGTCGACGACGTGCAGTACGGCGTGCCGAAGGACTTCGACACGATCGCCATCTGGGCGAACCGCGCGCTCTTCGAGCAGGCCGGAGTGGCCCTGCCCGAGGGCGACTGGACCTGGGAGGAATTCCAGTCGACCGCATCCGCGATCTCGGATGCGCTGGGCGGCCAGGGCATCTACGGTGCAGCCGGCGGCATGGACGGTCAGACCACGTACTACAACACCATCTTCCAGGCCGGCGGCGCCGTGATCGACGACGGCACGTCGGCGTACGACACCCCGGAGGCGCAGGCCGGCATCCAGTTCTGGACCGACCTCATCGCGAGCGGCGCTTCGCCCACCATCCAGCAGCTGACCGACACGACCGGCGACCAGTGGTTCACCTCCGGCAAGGCGGCGATGTACTGGGGCGGCAGCTGGTTCCGCTCCGCGCTCACCGACACCGAGCTCGCCGCCGATGTGACGGTGCTGCCGCTGCCGGAAGGCGAGCAGAAGGCGTCGGTCATCCACGGCGTGTCGAACGTCGTCTCCGCGGCGTCGAAGAACAAGCAGGCCGCACAGGCGTTCCAGGTGTTCCTCGCTAGCGAGGAGGCGCAGCAGATGCAGGGCGACGCCGGCGCGATCATCCCGGCCTTCGACGGAACCCAGGGCGCCTTCACCGAATCGCTGCCCGACGCGAACCTGCAGGTGTTCCTCGACGCGCTCGAGTACTCGCAGCCCCTGCCGGTGAGCTCGAACTCCGCGGCGTGGAACGCCTTCGAGACGGAGCTGCTGCCGCAGGCGTTCTCGGGGGAGCGTCCCGTCGACGAGGTGACGGCCGAACTCGCGGAGCAGATGAACGCGGCGCTCGCCGAGGAGTGA
- a CDS encoding DUF488 family protein: MTDGDGATRTVYTIGHSTRSPDEFVEALRQHGVQVVADVRAVPGSRRNPQFGPEELPRSLAEAGIDYVAFTEQLDGRRYSRVGEPTVNGAWRNHSFRSYADYMQTPGFARGVDALLELADARRVAMMCAEAVPWRCHRSLIGDALVARGVPVADIMTATASRPHELRSFARVDGHRVWYPPE; this comes from the coding sequence GTGACGGACGGAGACGGCGCGACCCGGACGGTCTACACGATCGGCCACTCGACCCGCTCGCCCGACGAGTTCGTCGAGGCGTTGCGGCAGCACGGCGTCCAGGTGGTGGCGGATGTGCGGGCGGTGCCCGGGTCGCGGCGGAACCCGCAGTTCGGACCCGAGGAGTTGCCGCGCTCGCTCGCCGAGGCCGGGATCGACTACGTCGCCTTCACGGAGCAACTCGACGGTCGGCGTTACTCGCGCGTCGGCGAGCCGACCGTGAACGGGGCGTGGCGCAACCACAGCTTCCGCAGCTACGCCGACTACATGCAGACGCCGGGGTTCGCCCGGGGCGTCGACGCCCTGCTGGAACTCGCCGACGCGAGACGTGTCGCGATGATGTGCGCGGAGGCGGTGCCGTGGCGCTGCCATCGCTCGCTCATCGGTGACGCCCTCGTGGCCCGAGGTGTGCCGGTCGCCGACATCATGACCGCGACCGCCAGCCGACCGCACGAGCTCCGGTCGTTCGCGCGCGTCGACGGGCACCGCGTCTGGTACCCGCCCGAGTAG
- a CDS encoding cation:proton antiporter regulatory subunit, whose protein sequence is MKLPGVGVLHTFRTDDGGKVGVITHRSGASDLVAFADYDDSPEAQNTKVTVRLAEDEARTLAELLGGTQITESLSSLEQVPGLSIDWFSVDYEDHIAGQPLGDLGAHGVIGVAVVAVVRNDVTNPAPADDFKVFPGDTLVVAGSPEKVAKAFSFYRTGEIRPKAPADAPTGA, encoded by the coding sequence GTGAAACTGCCGGGCGTCGGTGTGCTGCACACCTTCCGCACCGACGACGGCGGCAAGGTCGGCGTCATCACCCACCGCTCCGGCGCGAGCGACCTCGTCGCATTCGCCGACTACGACGACTCGCCGGAGGCGCAGAACACCAAGGTCACGGTGCGGCTCGCCGAGGATGAGGCACGCACGCTCGCGGAGCTGCTCGGCGGCACGCAGATCACCGAGTCGCTCTCGAGCCTCGAACAGGTGCCCGGCCTCTCGATCGACTGGTTCTCGGTCGACTACGAAGACCACATCGCCGGTCAGCCGCTCGGCGACCTCGGCGCGCACGGCGTCATCGGCGTCGCCGTCGTCGCCGTCGTACGCAACGACGTGACCAACCCGGCGCCCGCCGACGACTTCAAGGTGTTCCCCGGCGACACGCTCGTCGTCGCCGGCTCGCCCGAGAAGGTCGCGAAGGCGTTCTCGTTCTACCGCACAGGAGAGATCCGGCCGAAGGCGCCCGCGGACGCGCCCACCGGGGCGTAA
- a CDS encoding DUF4832 domain-containing protein: MKSRSTLPLTAAAVAGLVALGAAAPAVAAPATSTTVTYEASDAIIANPQRGFYHHTETHYRADNSGYVPLDQATLEGFREEGITQILRVFYLEKFAATPTLDPEFLALVQADYDTARAAGVSVITRFAYVQGGAWPYEPPYGDAPLEVVLAHIEQLTPILRANSDVIPVVQNGFIGLWGEGYYTDHFVADPANPGVVTDEDWANRAAVVQALLDALPTDRSVQVRTMLTKQRTLDVPTGAEGAIDPAQAYTESDIARIGHHNDCLLAAPDDWGTFLSDPIELDQQYLEADSLYVPVGGETCNVNPPRSEWPSASAELARYHYSYLNRDYNQDVLDSWGQAGIDETAMRLGYRFVATSSTVQADAAGATTVSVDVRNDGWAAPYTPRSAYLVLEGAAGRFEVPFSNGDARTWLPGTTSTITASLDGIPAGTYTASLALPSADEATADDPRFAIQLANVGTWDAATGLNALQQTVTIGTAAVPAGGAPTLPETGVDGSAVALGVVGLGVLALGALLVARRPQRAR; this comes from the coding sequence ATGAAGTCGAGATCCACCCTGCCCCTGACCGCGGCGGCCGTCGCCGGACTCGTCGCGCTCGGCGCCGCCGCCCCCGCGGTCGCCGCCCCCGCGACATCCACGACGGTGACGTACGAGGCGAGCGACGCGATCATCGCCAACCCGCAGCGCGGGTTCTACCACCACACCGAGACGCACTACCGTGCCGACAACTCGGGCTATGTGCCGCTGGACCAGGCGACGCTCGAGGGCTTCCGCGAGGAGGGCATCACGCAGATCCTGCGGGTGTTCTACCTCGAGAAGTTCGCCGCGACCCCGACCCTCGACCCGGAGTTCCTCGCCCTCGTGCAGGCGGACTACGACACCGCCCGCGCGGCCGGCGTCTCCGTGATCACACGGTTCGCGTACGTGCAGGGCGGCGCCTGGCCGTACGAGCCGCCCTACGGCGACGCGCCGCTCGAGGTCGTGCTCGCGCACATCGAGCAGCTCACCCCCATCCTGCGCGCCAACTCGGATGTCATCCCCGTCGTGCAGAACGGGTTCATCGGGCTGTGGGGCGAGGGCTACTACACCGACCACTTCGTCGCCGACCCGGCGAACCCCGGCGTCGTCACCGACGAGGACTGGGCGAACCGGGCCGCGGTCGTGCAGGCGTTGCTCGATGCGCTGCCGACGGACCGCTCGGTGCAGGTGCGCACCATGCTCACCAAGCAGCGCACCCTCGACGTGCCGACCGGCGCCGAGGGCGCCATCGACCCGGCGCAGGCGTACACCGAGAGCGACATCGCCCGCATCGGTCACCACAACGACTGCCTGCTCGCCGCGCCCGACGACTGGGGCACCTTCCTCTCCGACCCGATCGAGCTCGACCAGCAGTACCTCGAGGCCGACAGCCTCTACGTGCCGGTCGGCGGCGAGACCTGCAACGTGAACCCGCCGCGCTCGGAGTGGCCGAGCGCCTCCGCGGAACTCGCGCGCTACCACTACAGCTACCTCAACCGCGACTACAACCAGGACGTGCTCGACAGCTGGGGTCAGGCCGGCATCGACGAGACCGCGATGCGCCTCGGCTACCGCTTCGTCGCGACGAGCAGCACCGTGCAGGCGGATGCGGCGGGCGCGACCACCGTGTCGGTCGATGTGCGCAACGACGGCTGGGCCGCCCCCTACACGCCGCGCTCCGCGTATCTCGTGCTCGAGGGCGCGGCCGGCCGGTTCGAGGTGCCGTTCTCGAACGGCGACGCCCGCACCTGGCTGCCCGGCACGACCTCCACGATCACCGCGTCGCTCGACGGCATCCCGGCCGGCACGTACACCGCGTCGCTCGCGCTGCCGTCGGCGGACGAGGCCACCGCGGATGACCCGCGCTTCGCGATCCAGCTCGCGAACGTCGGAACGTGGGACGCCGCGACCGGTCTCAACGCGCTCCAGCAGACCGTGACGATCGGCACCGCGGCGGTCCCCGCCGGCGGCGCGCCGACCCTCCCCGAGACGGGTGTCGACGGGTCCGCCGTCGCGCTCGGCGTCGTCGGGCTCGGGGTGCTCGCCCTCGGCGCGCTGCTCGTGGCACGTCGCCCGCAGCGCGCCCGCTGA
- a CDS encoding carbohydrate ABC transporter permease, which translates to MSDNITAVRPVDVPLTAQQPRATAAIGRATRASARRSARRRGGSHVVAHIVLATGGVIMAFPFVWQIIMSLSTNAEVQSVTPVFWPAELQWGNYAEVFDRLPFLDQLQTSVLITTIRTLAQILFCTLAGYAFARMRFRGRAIMLALVLSILMVPSQVYLLSQYQIVQGLGLLDSLGGLVLPGLFSAFGTFLMRTAFLAMPNELEEAARLDGANPFQIFWKVMLPLARPTISVLAITTVLWSWNELLWPLVVTTFSDRMPLSAGLATLIGDRTTDYPVVMAASLLAMAPVLIMFIVLQRRVIDGLASSGLK; encoded by the coding sequence ATGAGCGACAACATCACCGCCGTGCGTCCGGTCGACGTGCCGCTCACCGCGCAGCAGCCGCGTGCCACCGCCGCGATCGGACGGGCGACGCGCGCGTCGGCGCGCCGATCCGCCCGCCGACGCGGCGGCTCCCACGTGGTGGCGCACATCGTGCTCGCGACCGGCGGCGTGATCATGGCGTTCCCGTTCGTGTGGCAGATCATCATGTCGCTCTCCACCAACGCCGAGGTGCAGAGCGTGACCCCGGTGTTCTGGCCCGCCGAACTGCAGTGGGGCAACTACGCCGAGGTGTTCGACCGGCTGCCCTTCCTCGATCAGCTGCAGACCTCGGTGCTCATCACGACCATCCGCACGCTCGCGCAGATCCTGTTCTGCACCCTCGCCGGCTACGCCTTCGCCCGGATGCGGTTCCGCGGTCGGGCGATCATGCTCGCGCTGGTGCTGTCGATCCTCATGGTGCCCTCGCAGGTGTACCTGCTGTCGCAGTACCAGATCGTGCAGGGACTCGGCCTGCTCGACAGCCTCGGCGGTCTCGTGCTGCCGGGCCTCTTCAGCGCCTTCGGCACGTTCCTCATGCGCACGGCGTTCCTCGCGATGCCGAACGAGTTGGAGGAGGCGGCGCGCCTCGACGGCGCCAACCCGTTCCAGATCTTCTGGAAGGTGATGCTGCCGCTCGCGCGACCCACGATCAGCGTGCTCGCGATCACGACCGTGCTGTGGTCGTGGAACGAGCTGCTGTGGCCGCTCGTCGTGACGACCTTCAGCGACCGGATGCCGCTCTCCGCCGGTCTCGCGACGCTCATCGGCGACCGCACGACCGACTACCCCGTCGTGATGGCTGCGAGTCTGCTCGCCATGGCGCCGGTGCTCATCATGTTCATCGTCCTGCAGCGCCGCGTCATCGACGGACTCGCGTCGAGCGGACTGAAGTAG
- a CDS encoding MalY/PatB family protein, with protein sequence MLSADPIESLRRRTSEKWTTYPADVLPLFVAEMDYPLAPPIIAAVTERITASDTGYVGSPGPLAPAFAGFAARRWGWEVDEAGLRTATDVSVGIVETLRQAIRPGDRVVITPPVYPPFFDLVPEAGGVVEKVPLVDGGDGWALDLDGIERALAAGARAVLLCNPHNPLGLVHPREHLERLAELAAEHDATIVSDEIHGALVHTDARFIPFLSVSDAARRHGVTITSASKAWNVAGLKCALMVGASDRTVALFERMPEEVGYRASILGLHANAAAFGEGDAWLDDALAAIEHNRRLLATLLEEHLPGVRYRQPRASYLAWLDFRQAEGWGADPSVRALERGRVALNPGPTFGEQGRGHARLNLACSPEVLTEAIERLAR encoded by the coding sequence ATGCTCAGCGCCGATCCGATCGAGTCCCTGCGCCGCCGCACGAGCGAGAAGTGGACGACGTACCCCGCCGACGTGCTGCCGCTCTTCGTCGCCGAGATGGACTACCCCCTCGCTCCGCCGATCATCGCCGCGGTGACCGAGCGGATCACCGCGTCGGACACCGGGTACGTCGGCTCCCCCGGTCCCCTCGCTCCGGCGTTCGCCGGGTTCGCGGCGCGCCGGTGGGGCTGGGAGGTCGACGAGGCCGGGCTGCGCACGGCGACGGACGTGAGCGTCGGCATCGTCGAGACGCTGCGGCAGGCGATCCGGCCGGGCGACCGTGTCGTGATCACTCCTCCCGTGTATCCGCCCTTCTTCGACCTCGTGCCGGAGGCGGGCGGCGTCGTCGAGAAGGTGCCGCTCGTCGACGGCGGCGACGGGTGGGCGCTCGACCTCGACGGGATCGAGCGGGCCCTCGCCGCCGGGGCGCGGGCGGTGCTGCTGTGCAACCCGCACAATCCGCTCGGGCTCGTGCACCCGCGCGAGCACCTCGAGCGGCTCGCCGAGCTCGCCGCCGAGCACGACGCGACGATCGTGAGCGACGAGATCCACGGGGCCCTCGTGCACACCGATGCGCGCTTCATCCCGTTCCTGTCGGTGTCGGATGCCGCGCGGCGGCACGGCGTGACGATCACCTCGGCGAGCAAGGCGTGGAACGTCGCCGGCCTCAAGTGCGCACTCATGGTCGGGGCATCCGACCGCACCGTGGCCCTGTTCGAGCGGATGCCCGAAGAGGTCGGCTACCGCGCGAGCATCCTCGGGCTGCACGCGAACGCCGCCGCGTTCGGCGAGGGCGACGCCTGGCTCGACGACGCCCTCGCGGCGATCGAGCACAACCGGCGACTGCTCGCCACGCTCCTCGAGGAGCACCTCCCCGGCGTGCGCTATCGGCAGCCGCGGGCGAGCTACCTCGCGTGGCTGGATTTCCGTCAGGCGGAGGGATGGGGCGCCGACCCGAGCGTCCGCGCGCTCGAGCGGGGTCGGGTCGCGCTCAACCCCGGTCCCACCTTCGGCGAGCAGGGCCGCGGTCACGCGCGGCTCAACCTCGCGTGCTCCCCCGAGGTGCTCACCGAGGCGATCGAGCGCCTCGCCCGCTGA
- a CDS encoding GuaB3 family IMP dehydrogenase-related protein yields MSDIEIGRAKRARRAYAFDDIAIVPSRRTRDPQDVSVTWTIDAFTFDIPVLAAPMDSVVSPATAIALGRMGGLGVLDLEGLWTRYDDAEAALAEIRSLPADRATKRMQELYSEPIKPELIKGRIAEIRAAGVPVAGALSPQRTQEHYKTVVDAGVDLFVIRGTTVSAEHVSKTTEPLNLKRFIYELDVPVIVGGAATYTAALHLMRTGAAGVLVGFGGGAASTTRASLGIHAPMATALADVAGARRDYLDESGGRYVHVIADGGLGTSGDIVKAISVGADAVMLGSALARATDAPGGGYHWGPEAHHAELPRGNRVEVGTLAPLQQILHGPSSAPDGRVNLIGALRRSMATTGYSDLKEFQRVEVVIAPYLPH; encoded by the coding sequence GTGAGTGACATCGAGATCGGCCGCGCCAAGCGCGCCCGTCGCGCCTACGCGTTCGACGACATCGCGATCGTGCCGAGCCGGCGCACGCGTGACCCGCAGGACGTGTCGGTGACCTGGACGATCGACGCCTTCACCTTCGACATCCCGGTGCTCGCCGCGCCCATGGACTCCGTCGTGTCGCCCGCGACCGCGATCGCCCTCGGCCGGATGGGCGGGCTCGGCGTGCTCGACCTCGAGGGACTGTGGACGCGGTACGACGACGCGGAGGCGGCGCTCGCCGAGATCCGTTCCCTGCCGGCCGACCGCGCCACCAAGCGGATGCAGGAGCTCTACTCCGAGCCGATCAAGCCGGAGCTGATCAAGGGACGGATCGCCGAGATCCGCGCCGCCGGCGTGCCGGTCGCGGGCGCCCTCAGCCCGCAGCGCACGCAGGAGCACTACAAGACCGTCGTCGACGCCGGCGTCGACCTCTTCGTCATCCGCGGCACGACCGTGAGCGCCGAGCACGTGTCGAAGACGACCGAGCCGCTCAACCTCAAGCGGTTCATCTACGAACTCGACGTGCCCGTCATCGTGGGCGGCGCGGCCACCTACACGGCCGCCCTGCACCTCATGCGCACCGGAGCGGCGGGCGTGCTCGTCGGCTTCGGCGGCGGCGCGGCCTCGACCACGCGGGCGAGCCTCGGCATCCACGCGCCGATGGCGACCGCTCTCGCGGATGTCGCCGGTGCACGCCGCGACTACCTCGACGAGTCGGGAGGCCGCTACGTGCACGTCATCGCCGACGGCGGTCTCGGCACGAGCGGCGACATCGTCAAGGCGATCTCGGTCGGCGCCGACGCCGTGATGCTCGGTTCCGCGCTCGCACGGGCGACGGACGCCCCGGGCGGCGGCTACCACTGGGGACCCGAGGCGCACCACGCCGAGTTGCCCCGCGGCAACCGCGTCGAGGTCGGCACGCTCGCCCCGCTGCAGCAGATCCTGCACGGCCCCTCGTCGGCGCCCGACGGACGCGTGAACCTCATCGGTGCGCTGCGCCGCTCGATGGCGACGACCGGCTACTCCGACCTCAAGGAGTTCCAGCGCGTCGAGGTCGTCATCGCGCCCTACCTGCCGCACTGA
- a CDS encoding glycerol-3-phosphate dehydrogenase/oxidase has product MSEANSVSRSTRLGPEERAAAIASMREKELDVLVIGGGIVGTGSALDAVTRGLRTGMVEARDWGSGTSSRSSKLVHGGIRYLEQLDFRLVREALIERGLLLQRIAPHLVKPVRFLYPLTKPLIERFYIGAGMTLYDLFSYSGGRPPGVPHHRHLTRRQLLRAAPSLKSDAYVGGLVYYDAQVDDARYVSTLARTASAYGAHVASRVRVDGFVKVGERVVGVRARDLESGEEFEIRAKQVVNATGVWTDDTQSMVGERGQFKVRASKGIHLVVPRDRFQSKVGLLLRTEKSVLFVIPWGRHWLIGTTDTDWNLDKAHPAATAADIDYLLERVNEVLAVPLTREDVEGVYAGLRPLLAGESDQTSKLSREHIVAHTVPGLVVVAGGKWTTYRVMARDAIDAAAAALDAKVPPSVTQDIALLGAEGYQAAWNKRAKIASAFGVHPVRIEHLLNRYGVMTDELLDLIRKRPELQEPLPGADDYIQAEVVYAATHEGAMHLEDVLARRTRISIEAWDRGVSAAPVAARLMADALGWDDARVDREVNHYLKRVAAERASQQQPDDESADRARLEAPDIIAIP; this is encoded by the coding sequence ATGTCGGAGGCAAACTCGGTCAGCAGGTCAACCAGGCTCGGTCCGGAGGAACGGGCCGCCGCCATCGCATCGATGCGCGAGAAGGAACTCGACGTGCTCGTCATCGGCGGCGGCATCGTCGGCACCGGTTCCGCACTCGACGCGGTCACCCGCGGATTGCGCACGGGCATGGTGGAGGCGCGCGACTGGGGCTCGGGAACCTCGAGCCGCTCGTCGAAGCTCGTGCACGGCGGCATCCGCTACCTCGAGCAGCTCGACTTCCGGCTCGTGCGGGAAGCGCTCATCGAGCGCGGGCTCCTGCTGCAGCGGATCGCGCCGCACCTCGTGAAGCCCGTGCGATTCCTCTACCCCCTGACGAAGCCGCTCATCGAGCGCTTCTACATCGGCGCCGGCATGACGCTCTACGACCTCTTCAGCTACAGCGGCGGACGCCCGCCCGGCGTGCCCCACCACCGTCACCTCACCCGGCGTCAGCTGCTGCGCGCCGCCCCGAGCCTCAAGTCCGACGCGTACGTCGGCGGGCTCGTCTACTACGACGCCCAGGTCGACGACGCCCGCTACGTCTCCACCCTCGCCCGCACGGCGAGCGCCTACGGCGCCCACGTCGCGAGCCGGGTGCGCGTCGACGGGTTCGTCAAGGTCGGCGAGCGGGTCGTCGGCGTGCGGGCCCGAGACCTCGAGAGCGGCGAGGAGTTCGAGATCCGCGCGAAGCAGGTCGTCAACGCGACCGGCGTGTGGACCGACGACACCCAGTCGATGGTGGGGGAGCGCGGTCAGTTCAAGGTGCGCGCCTCGAAGGGCATCCACCTCGTCGTGCCCCGTGACCGATTCCAATCGAAGGTCGGCCTGCTGCTGCGCACCGAGAAGAGCGTGCTCTTCGTCATCCCGTGGGGGCGGCATTGGCTCATCGGCACGACGGACACCGACTGGAATCTCGACAAGGCGCATCCCGCCGCGACGGCCGCCGACATCGACTACCTGCTCGAGCGGGTCAACGAGGTGCTCGCCGTTCCGCTCACCCGCGAGGACGTCGAGGGCGTCTACGCGGGCCTGCGCCCCCTGCTCGCCGGCGAGTCGGATCAGACCTCGAAGCTCAGCCGCGAGCACATCGTCGCCCACACCGTTCCCGGCCTCGTCGTGGTCGCCGGCGGCAAGTGGACCACCTACCGCGTCATGGCGAGGGACGCGATCGACGCTGCCGCGGCGGCGCTCGACGCGAAGGTGCCGCCGAGTGTGACGCAGGACATCGCGCTGCTCGGGGCGGAGGGCTACCAGGCCGCGTGGAACAAGCGCGCGAAGATCGCTTCGGCCTTCGGAGTGCACCCCGTGCGCATCGAGCACCTGCTCAATCGCTACGGGGTCATGACCGACGAACTGCTCGACCTCATCCGGAAGCGCCCCGAACTGCAGGAACCGCTGCCGGGAGCCGACGACTACATCCAGGCCGAGGTCGTCTACGCCGCGACTCACGAGGGGGCGATGCACCTCGAGGACGTGCTCGCGCGGCGCACCCGCATCTCGATCGAGGCGTGGGATCGCGGCGTCTCCGCCGCGCCCGTCGCCGCGCGGCTCATGGCCGACGCGCTCGGCTGGGACGACGCGCGCGTCGACCGGGAGGTCAACCACTACCTCAAGCGCGTCGCCGCCGAACGGGCGAGTCAGCAGCAGCCGGACGACGAGTCCGCCGACCGGGCCCGGCTCGAGGCGCCCGACATCATCGCCATCCCCTGA
- a CDS encoding carbohydrate ABC transporter permease: MATVSPPLGSSPRAPRGRAGRAGGGAPSEEGRGRDGLWPVLFVGPLLLGVAVFYFWPILQTAFYSLTDWGAFGGWTFAGIQNYLELFADPALYLSLGNTLLYTAIVLLGIPLAVYLASLLNLPGLRFAALYRVLFFLPYVAMPTAVAMVWRVIFNGDFGLLNYGLGLVGIEGPYWISTPGAALVAVAIVGLWSSLGFSMIVLAAGLKNIPPELYEAAELDGATRWRQFRSVTVPLLTPSIFFVTIVTVISSFQLFDLLYAILGSSNPVLPRSMSLVYFFYREGFVSNDKGYAAAIAMFVFLIIGLVTALQFRLQKRWVQA; this comes from the coding sequence ATGGCGACCGTCTCCCCTCCGCTCGGCTCGTCCCCTCGCGCCCCTCGGGGCCGGGCGGGGCGGGCCGGAGGCGGCGCCCCCTCCGAGGAGGGGCGCGGCCGTGACGGGCTCTGGCCCGTGCTGTTCGTCGGCCCCCTGCTGCTCGGCGTCGCGGTGTTCTACTTCTGGCCCATCCTGCAGACCGCGTTCTACTCGCTCACCGACTGGGGCGCCTTCGGCGGCTGGACCTTCGCGGGCATCCAGAACTACCTCGAGCTCTTCGCGGACCCGGCGCTGTACCTCTCGCTGGGGAACACGCTGCTCTACACGGCGATCGTGCTGCTCGGCATCCCGCTCGCCGTCTATCTCGCGAGTCTGCTGAACCTCCCCGGTCTGCGCTTCGCCGCGCTGTACCGCGTGCTGTTCTTCCTGCCCTACGTCGCGATGCCCACGGCGGTGGCGATGGTGTGGCGGGTGATCTTCAACGGTGACTTCGGGCTGCTCAACTACGGACTGGGTCTCGTCGGGATCGAGGGGCCGTACTGGATCAGCACGCCCGGCGCGGCCCTCGTGGCCGTGGCGATCGTGGGGCTGTGGTCGTCGCTCGGGTTCTCGATGATCGTGCTCGCAGCCGGGCTCAAGAACATCCCGCCGGAGCTCTACGAAGCGGCGGAGCTCGACGGCGCCACCCGGTGGCGGCAGTTCCGGTCGGTCACCGTGCCGCTGCTCACCCCGAGCATCTTCTTCGTCACGATCGTGACGGTCATCTCGAGCTTCCAGCTGTTCGACCTGCTCTACGCGATCCTCGGCAGCAGCAACCCCGTGCTGCCGCGCAGCATGTCGCTCGTCTACTTCTTCTACCGCGAGGGCTTCGTGAGCAACGACAAGGGCTACGCCGCCGCGATCGCCATGTTCGTGTTCCTCATCATCGGCCTGGTCACGGCGCTGCAGTTCCGGTTGCAGAAGAGATGGGTGCAGGCATGA